The DNA sequence GTTCTACAGCTTCTGTGATTCTGCCATTGTCGGAAACTGTATCAATCCCGATGCGCTTGCAGCCGTCGGAGCAACCAGTGTTATCTCGAATACACTGATCGGATTTCTGAACAGCGCCACGCTCGGCTTATCGATCCCGATAGCCCGGTATTTCGGTGCTCAGGATCAGAAAAACATGCGAAAATGTATCGGTGTCTCAGCAATCCTCACCTTTGTTACTTCCATCGTTCTTACGATCGTTGGACTTCTGTTTATATATGACCTCCTGGTGCTTCTTGGTACACCTGAGGAAATTATACATATGGCTGACAAGTACGTCAAATACATTTTAGCAGGACTTATCTTTTCAGCAATTTATAATTTTGGTGCAAATCTGCTACGTGCTGTCGGTGACAGCAAGACCCCATTGATCTTCCTTGGCATCGCAGTTGTGCTGAACATCGGACTGGATCTGTTATTTATCCAGGGCTTCCATTCAGGTGTTGCTGGAGCAGCTATCGCTACAGTTATCTCGCAGGCAGTTGCCGGTGTTGCATGTTTTATATACATCTTCACAAAATGTGACTTCCTGATCCCCAAAAAAGATGAATACAGAGTTGACCATACAGATTTCAGCGATCTGGTACAATCCGCTCTCGCCATGGGATTCATGAGCTGTATCGTAAATATAGGTACTGTTACCTTACAGAGTTCTATCAATAAACTAGGTACAAATATCATTACTGCACATACCGCAGCAAGAAAGATCTTCGATATCCTCGATGTAGCTCTCTATATTATCGGAAACGCAGTTACAACCTTTGTCAGTCAGAACATCGGTGCCAAAAGGATCGACCGTGTAAAATCCGGTATCCGTGCCGGCATCCTTATAAATACGATCGCAACCACACTTATTATTCTGGTCGGTTTCCCAACCGCTCCGCTTCTGCTCCGTCTGGTTGCCGGAACAAGCGACGCAGCTGTAATCGATCCAGCTGTTATGTATATCCGAATCAGCATGTGCTGTTTCTATGTACTCGGACCATTGTTCGTACTTCGCTGTGCTATGCAGGGTATGGGAAGAAAGATTGTTCCCGTGCTTTCCAGTACGATCGAAATGGTCGGAAAGATCCTTGCTGTTATGTTCTTGGCACCTGCCCTCGGATATCTGGGCGTAGCGATCACCGAACCTATCATCTGGGCTGCCTGCACGCTGATGCTTACCATTATGTATGTCGCAAAGCCTGTTGATAAGATATTCGCATAACATCACCATATATAAAAGCCTATCTGTAATAACGGCTTACTGTGATCAGTTATGACTCATTTAGTTTCTATTCGATACACCCGCTTATTTGTCAGCAGTCGCCCCAACTCACCCTTACGGGTTCAAACAAGGGCTTGATGCTGACAGCTAGAGTGTATCTCATTACGAAACTACATGAATGTCATTACTGATCACAGCAGCCATCATCACAGACAGGCTTGTCTTATTTATATATATGATAATCTTATCGAAAGACGCCGGGCTGTCAATTATGACAGTCCGGCGTCTTAATTTTGTTTGCTATCAGATATTATTTCTGATTCTTACGTTTCTTATAGACAACAGTTCCTGCTCCTGCAAGTGATACTGACATCATAATGAGAAGGAAAGCTATCGGTGAATCATCACCTGTCTTTGGCTTATCTACTGTCTCCTCTGTCGTCGTTTCTGTTGTTGTCTCTGTAGTTGTTACTTCGGTTGTCTTCTCTGATGTAACTTCGGTTGTATCTTCCGATGTTACCTCAGTCGTTTTCTCAGATGTAACTTCCGTAGTCTTTTCTGTAGTTGTCGTCTCAGAAGTATCTTCGGTGGTTGTCTCTGTAGTTGTGGTCTCATCGTAGGTATCCACAAATGTTACATCTACTGTCTCATCTATCTCTACCTGAACATCTACTGTCTTACCATCCTTCTGAAGTCCTGTACCAATCGCATACTTGATGCTCTTAGTCTCATATCCATCGATATCATACTTGGTTTCTTCTACTGTATATTTGCCAGCAGGTTTTTCAAGTTCCAATGTATACTGCTTTGTAGTCACATCATACTTGAAATCATTCAATGAATATGTCTCGACATTTCCGGCTTCATCTGTAATCTTGAACTCGATCGCGCTAGCTGCTGTAGTCTTATCTACAGAACCAACAACCATCTTTGTAAGTACAAGTTTGCCCTTAGTTCCAACTCTTGTATTTGTAATCGTTATCTCGCCTGTTACAGGATCTGTCGTTACGCTGTCTGTATATTCAGCCGGTACATTTAATTCCTTGACGCTATATGAGATTAACTGTCCGGCATCATCATACTTTGGAAGATTTGTCCATGTATGCGTCCATGAATTATTCTCATCCAACCGAGCTGCTACACCAGAAACGGCTGTTCCTGCATAAAGCTGTACGCTTACAAATGGTGCACGTTTATTGGCTTTATTGTTATTATCGTTCCATATCTTCTTAACTGTTACAGAGGTAAGTTCTCTAGCGTAATCGTTTATGAACTCGACATCGATCGTTGTTCCATCTGCTACAGTTGCTGTTGCTGTATCGCCATTATCTTCGGTTCCGCTTCCTACCTTGTGGCTGGTTGTCAATGTATAACCTGTGATTCCTGCTACAGTTTCGACTACTGTGTAGTCACCTACTGCAAGGCCATCAATCTGTACACTGCCGCCTGCTGTTAACAGTTCTGCTCCGGTTACGGTCTTACTGTAGCTGTCTGGGCCTGTGATCTTAAAGCTGATATCTGATGCTACATCTGTGAGTGTCTTGTCTCCACTTACTGTCTTCGTCAGCTTCAGGCTACCGACCTGCTTCTTATAGTTGTTTGTAAATGCTACTTCTGCTGTTCCGCCATTTGGTACGGCTGCCGTTGCTGTTGCTCCGGCTTCTGTACTTCCACCATCTACTTTGTAAGTAGTAGTGACTGTATAGCCGTTTGGTCCGGTAGTCGTCTCTTTCACCGTATAAGTTCCTTTTGCAAGATTATCGATCGTGTAACTACCGCTTGTATCAAGTTGTGTTCCTGATACTGTCTCACTGTAGCCATTTGGTCCGGCGATCTCAAAGCTAATAGTTCCTTTTACATCTGCAAAGCTTCTATCTCCTGTTACTGTCTTTGTCAGCTTCAGGCTTCCCGGATTCTCTGCATAATTGTTTATAAACTCTACGTTACTGGTTACTCCATCTGTTACAGCTGCCGTTGCTGTCTTTCCGTCAACTTTGCTTCCGCTTCCTACCTTGTGGCTGGTTGTCAATGTATAACCTGTGATTCCCGCTACAGTTTCGACTACTGTGTAGTCACCTACTGCAAGGCCATCAATCTGTACACTGCCGCCTGCTGTTAACAGTTCTGCTCCGGTTACGGTCTTGCTGTAGCTGTCTGGGCCTGTGATCTTAAAGCTGATATCCGCTGCTACATCCGCAAGCGTCTTGTCTCCACTTACTGTCTTTGTCAGTTTCAGGCTGCCGACCTGCTTCTTGTAGTTGTTTGTAAATGCTACTTCTGCTGTTCCGCCATTTGGTACGGCTGCTGTTGCTGTTGCTCCGGCTTCTGTACTTCCACCATCTACTTTGTAAGTAGTAGTGACTGTATAGCCGTTTGGTCCGGTAGTCGTCTCTTTCACCGTATAAGTTCCTTTTGCAAGATTATCGATCGTGTAACTACCGCTTGTATCAAGTTGTGTTCCTGATACTGTCTCACTGTAGCCATTTGGTCCGGCGATCTCAAAGCTAATAGTTCCTTTTACATCTGCAAAGCTTCTATCTCCTGTTACTGTCTTTGTCAGCTTCAGGCTTCCCGGATTCTCTGCATAATTGTTTATAAACTCTACGTTGCTAGTTGCTCCATCTGTTACAGCTGCCGTTGCTGTCTTTCCGTCAACTTTGCTTCCGCTTCCTACCTTGTGGCTGGTTGTCAATGTATAACCTGTGATTCCTGCTACAGTTTCGACTACTGTGTAGTCACCTACTGCAAGGCCATCAATCTGTACACTGCCGCCTGCTGTTAACAGTTCTGCTCCGGTTACGGTCTTACTGTAGCTGTCTGGGCCTGTGATCTTAAAGCTGATATCTGATGCTACATCTGTGAGTGTCTTGTCTCCACTTACTGTCTTTGTCAGCTTCAGGCTGCCGACCTGCTTCTTGTAGTTGTTTGTAAATGCTACTTCTGCTGTTCCGCCATTTGGTACGGCTGCTGTTGCTGTCTTGCCGTCAACTTTGCTTCCGCTTCCTACCTTATGGCTGGTTGTCAATGTATAACCTGTGATTCCTGCTACAGTTTCGACTACTGTGTAATCACCTACTGCAAGGCCATCAATCTGTACACTGCCGCCTGCTGTTAACAGTTCTGCTCCGGTTACGGTCTTACTGTAGCTGTCTGGGCCTGTGATCTTAAAGCTGATATCTGATGCTACATCTGTGAGTGTCTTGTCTCCACTTACTGTCTTTGTCAGCTTCAGGCTGCCGACCTGCTTCTTGTAGTTGTTTGTAAATGCTACTTCTGCTGTTCCGCCATTTGGTACGGCTGCTGTTGCTGTTGCTCCGGCTTCTGTACTTCCACCATCTACTTTGTAAGTAGTAGTGACTGTATAACCTGTTGATCCGGTCACAGTCTCTGTCACCGTATATGTTCCTTTTGCAAGATTATCAATCGTATAACTTCCGCTTGCATCCAGTTCTGTTCCGGCTATCGTCTTGCTATATCCGTTTGATCCGGCGATCTCAAAGCTGATATCCGCTGCTACATCCGCAAGCGTCTTGTCTCCACTTACTGTCTTTGTCAGTTTCAGACTTCCCGGATTCTTCGCATAATTGTTTACAAACTCTATGTTGCTGGTTGCTCCATCTGTTACAGCTGCCGTTGCTGTCTTTCCGTCAACTTTGCTTCCGCTTCCTACCTTATGGCTGGTTGTCAATGTATAACCTGTGATTCCTGCTACAGTTTCGACTACTGTGTAATCACCTACTGCAAGGCCATCAATCTGTACACTGCCGCCTGCTGTTAACAGTTCTGCTCCGGTTACGGTCTTACTGTAGCTGTCTGGGCCTGTGATCTTAAAGCTGATATCTGATGCTACATCTGTGAGTGTCTTGTCTCCACTTACTGTCTTTGTCAGCTTCAGGCTGCCGACCTGCTTCTTGTAGTTGTTTGTAAATGCTACTTCTGCTGTTCCGCCATTTGGTACGGCTGCTGTTGCTGTCTTGCCGTCAACTTTGCTTCCGCTTCCTACCTTATGGCTGGTTGTCAATGTATAACCTGTGATTCCTGCTACAGTTTCGACTACTGTGTAATCACCTACTGCAAGGCCATCAATCTGTACACTGCCGCCTGCTGTTAACAGTTCTACTCCGGTTACGGTCTTGCTGTAGCTGTCTGGGCCTGTGATCTTAAAGCTGATATCCGCTGCTACATCTGTGAGTGTCTTGTCTCCACTTACTATCTTTGTCAGTTTCAGGCTGCCGACCTGCTTCTTGTAGTTGTTTGTAAATGCTACTTCTGCTGTTCCGCCGTTTGGTACGGCTGCTGTTGCTGTCTTGCCATCAACTTTGCTTCCGCTTCCTACCTTGTGGCTGGTTGTCAATGTATAACCTGTGATTCCTGCTACAGTTTCGACTACTGTGTAGTCACCTACTGCAAGGCCATCAATCTGTACACTGCCGCCTGCTGTTAACAGTTCTACTCCGGTTACGGTCTTGCTGTAGCTGTCTGGGCCTGTGATCTTAAAGCTGATATCCGCTGCTACATCTGTGAGTGTCTTGTCTCCACTTACTATCTTTGTCAGTTTCAGGCTGCCGACCTGCTTCTTGTAGTTGTTTGTAAATGCTACTTCTGCTGTTCCGCCGTTTGGTACGGCTGCTGTTGCTGTCTTGCCATCAACTTTGCTTCCGCTTCCTACCTTGTGGCTGGTTGTCAATGTATAACCTGTGATTCCTGCTACAGTTTCGACTACTGTGTAGTCACCTACTGCAAGGCCATCAATCTGTACACTGCCGCCTGCTGTTAACAGTTCTGCTCCGGTTACGGTCTTACTGTAGCTGTCTGGGCCTGTGATCTCAAAGCTGATATCTGATGCTACATCTGTGAGTGTCTTATCTCCACTTACTGTCTTTGTCAGTTTCAGGCTGCCGACCTGCTTCTTGTAATTGTTTACAAACTCTATGTTGCTGGTTGCTCCATCTGTTACAGCTGCCGTTGCTGTCTTTCCGTCAACTTTGCTTCCGCTTCCTACCTTGTGGCTGGTTGTCAATGTATAACCTGTGATTCCTGCTACAGTTTCGACTACTGTGTAGTCACCTACTGCAAGGCCATCAATCTGTACACTGCCGCCTGCTGTTAACAGTTCTGCTCCGGTTACGGTCTTGCTGTAGCTGTCTGGGCCTGTGATCTTAAAGCTGATATCCGCTGCTACATCCGCAAGCGTCTTGTCTCCACTTACTGTCTTTGTCAGCTTCAGGCTTCCTGCCTTCTTTGTATAGGTATTAACAAAGTCTACCTCTGTATTCTTTTTTGCCTCTACAGTTGCAGTTGCTACTTTACCGGTTTTTTCGCTTCCACTTCCAACCGTATATTTAGTAGAATGCTTAAATCCTGTAATATCCGTTATTGTCTCGGTTATCGTATATTGACCCGGCACAAGACCAGTAAGGGTCTTTGTTCTGGTTGTTGCATCCAGGTCTTTGCCCTTTATGGTTGCACTGTAGCTTCCCGGTCCTTTTATTTCAAAGCTCAAACCATCCTTAACATCAGCAAATGTCTTATCTCCACTTACTGTCTTTGTCAGAGTCAGGCTGCCACTCATATCTGCCGAATTATTGAAACTGATCATTTCCGGAATAGTATTACCTATTAATATTCCATCTTCCGAATACTTATCTATACTGTTTATATCTGAATAAATCTCTCCTGTGGTAGCATCCTGCTTCACGCTTACGGTTGCAACATAGAAGGATGTATCGTATGCAATATTCGAATTTGATCCTTTCTTCTCAGATATCTTGTAATAAAATTCTTTTCCTATATCCGAGGCTGTGTAATCTATTACATTGAAATCACCAATACCGGTCGCAGTGCTTGACGTAATCTGCTGGTTTACACCAGACGTCTTGTCTGTATATGTGATCTCTTTCTGACCATTTACAGAACTGATACTTGGTTTATTTATCTCCTGAAGTTCAAATGTAAACGCCTCATACTTCTGTAGATTTTTCGTTGATCCATCTATAGTCTTCTTTATCTGAAAACTACCTTTTTCGTTGTTATATCTCAGGTAACTGCTGGTTACAATCCTCTCCAACTGGGAGGTCTGCTGTACCTTCTTATAATCGTCACCCGGAAGTACAAAATACATAGGATCCGGATTCACCTTATATCCAAGCTGAGATCCTGTCTCAACCAATGCATATACAATATCGAGTCGGAGATTGTCAATTACCCACTCCGTCTCATCATCTCTCAGTGTCTTCTCCTTTTCCGGAGTGGCACTGCTGTCATATGTATATAATCCGGTTGCTTCATCATATGTTGCTCTGTATATCTTAAAGGAGGATCCTCCCAATGGTTTCATATTACCATCGGTTCCTCTGTAATACTTTAACAATGTTATAGATCCGGTATCACCGGCACCCTGTACCTTTGATGAATATGCGTAATTATATCTGGAAACCTGATCCTTTGTATCAACAGTTTCTACGCCTTTCACTGTAAATGTATTACCACTGTTTTCAAATGTAATCTTGTCTGAATCCGCAGCAGTTCCATCACCATAAAGAGCCAGCTTTACTGTATATGTGATCTGGATATGTGTTTCATCAGGAATCTTAAATGTAATGCGGTTATTCAGCTTATCATACGAAAATGACGCTGAACTGCACTCCGATGAATTTCCGTCATCATCAATCTGCTTGATCTTGACTGTAGATGGATCAAGGATCAGGCTGGTACCCATATCATCCTCACAAGTAAGAACATCTGTACCTGATGCCAGATCATATCCACATTTATTAATATCAACGGTATAGAATATTTTATCAACGCTCTTGCTGGTATTATATTCCATCTGTTTGTCTACAAGTTTTCCCGGTGTCAGCTGTGACGACACCGTCTTCTTTCCCACACTTGTTCCGTCATAAGTAGCTGATACCTTGTTCTTAAATGTAGTAGTTCCGCCCTTGTGGAATTTCATTCCATCCTTTACCTTGGCTGTATATGTGACATATATACCACGTTGGTTCGGCGCAGCATTATTGATATTATCGATCATCTCCTGTGATAAAGTTACAGTAAAGACAACTTTTCCGTCTTCTGCAGATGTATCCGTAACACCAAGCTGCGAGCTCTGATAGTTATTATGGTTATCAAACCAGCCATCAACCTGTCCTGCACCCAGATAATCAACTGATTTCAGCACCATGTTGTCCGGCATCTCATCTGTAAAGATTATCTGCTTTCCAACCTCCGGAGTTATAGAATCGTCCTTTGAGAAATCAACCCATACATTGTATTGGATGGTTTCTTTGTCGTCGTCGGCAAAAAATGCTCTCTTATCCGTAATGCTGACAGCCTTGAATTTATAATCTGCAGATACCGGTATCACACCCTGTTTTCCATTACTCTTATATCGAACTTCACCTTTGTTTGAATATGTTCCTATTGGATCTTCATCTGTTATGTGAGTCTTAAAGGTCAATGTCATATGTGCAGAGCCGCTTGCCTGCAATGATGCAATATATGAATCCTTAAATGTAAGATTATTTTGTTTATTAAAGTCTGTATATGTGGTCTCCAGTACATCAGAATCCATCTGCTGGTTACTCTTTTCTGTGTACTTCAGGATAGTTGCATCTGTATGGGTGTTATCAGTCAGTGTAACTTCCAGATTGCCGATATTGAAGTCATGATTTCCTGAAGCACCGTACAGACTATCATTTACCGCAACATCTGTAATATTTTCGCCTGTTGGTATATCCACATCTATCTTCCATGTCAGAATCTTTGAAGCTTCATCGTAAGATGCATAAGATTTCTTTGCCCAGTTTGACTCTGTAATTCCCACTTCGGCAGAAGTGTTGTACTTGTGTCCATCAAATTGAATATTTGTTACATCGTTCTGTGCGGTAACCTTTGATGAAGAACTCTGTGCGTCAGCCGACACATCTGTTGTATATTCATATGTGTATGTCTTATTATCGGTAGTTGTAAAATCACTCTTGGTAAAGGATATATCCTTAGATGCTCCGAGAGCAGTACCCCCAAGCATTTCTGTCACTTTATCTGTAACCCCGGACATATCAACCTTATCCCATCCAACGACTCCCGGTGTAACAGTTATCTTCCAAGTAACCTTTCCCGTTGTGCTGTCATATGTACCGTTCTTTGAAACAGATGGCATATCAAGATCCAGATTAACACTATTACTGTCTGATGTTTTAGGATTTCCTTTGTTTGTCGTATATTCTGTCTTGAATTTATTTGACTCGCTTCCTGTATAATGGTTTGTACCCTGTTCCAAAACAGATGCATCAGCCTTCATATCATATGTAAAGCTGATTTTCTGATTCTTTGTCATTGTTGAACCAATGGCTGTACTCAGTTCTGCCAGAGAACCATAGGTTGTACCATTATAAACAAAATTTGTGGCACCGGATAATGCAGATCCAGCCTCATCACTTAATACAAGATCCGAAATATTGTCATCCTTACATGTAATATCAACCTGATATGTCTGGTTTAATGTTCCGTCAGCATTCAGAGTTGCTTTACCTACAGTCTTCTTCGCTACTTCAAGATTACTTTCTGCCTGATTAAATACAACATGAATGTCAAATTTATTACCGCTGACAGCGATCGTCGCATCCGTGCTTGCTTTATTATCATCGTTATTAACCGAAACCACACCATCCAGGCTTGCCTTTCCTGAACGGTTGGAATAGTTATCATAATAATCCTTATTAATAACAAGTGTGAACTCGCTACCGTTTATACTGTATTTACCCATCTCTGTATTGGTCGTATCATTAAACGGAACATTTGTGATACTGTCCATACTGATATTATCAATGCCCAGATCGATCTTCGTTATGTAATCTCCTCCCGCTGTTGTCATTGAGGAATTCGGGAACTGCCAGTTGAAATTAATCCTCACCTTCGTCTGGTCATTCAGCGTTATTCCGCTAGTTAACGGCTTGTACGCCCCCGCTGCTTCATCATAGTATTCAACGACCAGATTGGTTATCGTCATACTATCATCATCGGCAAATACTGCACCTGAAAAATTAACAAATAATGTATTGATAACTAATACAAATGCAAGTAAAAATGCCACAATTTTACTTCGTTTCATTTGATTCATCTTTCTTCCTCCTACATTAAATATTCTTTCTCTCTGTACAACTCTACAGATTATTAAAAT is a window from the Lachnospiraceae bacterium GAM79 genome containing:
- a CDS encoding MATE family efflux transporter; this encodes MKDLTEGKPIKVIWLYALPMILGQIAQQFYSFCDSAIVGNCINPDALAAVGATSVISNTLIGFLNSATLGLSIPIARYFGAQDQKNMRKCIGVSAILTFVTSIVLTIVGLLFIYDLLVLLGTPEEIIHMADKYVKYILAGLIFSAIYNFGANLLRAVGDSKTPLIFLGIAVVLNIGLDLLFIQGFHSGVAGAAIATVISQAVAGVACFIYIFTKCDFLIPKKDEYRVDHTDFSDLVQSALAMGFMSCIVNIGTVTLQSSINKLGTNIITAHTAARKIFDILDVALYIIGNAVTTFVSQNIGAKRIDRVKSGIRAGILINTIATTLIILVGFPTAPLLLRLVAGTSDAAVIDPAVMYIRISMCCFYVLGPLFVLRCAMQGMGRKIVPVLSSTIEMVGKILAVMFLAPALGYLGVAITEPIIWAACTLMLTIMYVAKPVDKIFA
- a CDS encoding DUF5979 domain-containing protein, whose translation is MNQMKRSKIVAFLLAFVLVINTLFVNFSGAVFADDDSMTITNLVVEYYDEAAGAYKPLTSGITLNDQTKVRINFNWQFPNSSMTTAGGDYITKIDLGIDNISMDSITNVPFNDTTNTEMGKYSINGSEFTLVINKDYYDNYSNRSGKASLDGVVSVNNDDNKASTDATIAVSGNKFDIHVVFNQAESNLEVAKKTVGKATLNADGTLNQTYQVDITCKDDNISDLVLSDEAGSALSGATNFVYNGTTYGSLAELSTAIGSTMTKNQKISFTYDMKADASVLEQGTNHYTGSESNKFKTEYTTNKGNPKTSDSNSVNLDLDMPSVSKNGTYDSTTGKVTWKITVTPGVVGWDKVDMSGVTDKVTEMLGGTALGASKDISFTKSDFTTTDNKTYTYEYTTDVSADAQSSSSKVTAQNDVTNIQFDGHKYNTSAEVGITESNWAKKSYASYDEASKILTWKIDVDIPTGENITDVAVNDSLYGASGNHDFNIGNLEVTLTDNTHTDATILKYTEKSNQQMDSDVLETTYTDFNKQNNLTFKDSYIASLQASGSAHMTLTFKTHITDEDPIGTYSNKGEVRYKSNGKQGVIPVSADYKFKAVSITDKRAFFADDDKETIQYNVWVDFSKDDSITPEVGKQIIFTDEMPDNMVLKSVDYLGAGQVDGWFDNHNNYQSSQLGVTDTSAEDGKVVFTVTLSQEMIDNINNAAPNQRGIYVTYTAKVKDGMKFHKGGTTTFKNKVSATYDGTSVGKKTVSSQLTPGKLVDKQMEYNTSKSVDKIFYTVDINKCGYDLASGTDVLTCEDDMGTSLILDPSTVKIKQIDDDGNSSECSSASFSYDKLNNRITFKIPDETHIQITYTVKLALYGDGTAADSDKITFENSGNTFTVKGVETVDTKDQVSRYNYAYSSKVQGAGDTGSITLLKYYRGTDGNMKPLGGSSFKIYRATYDEATGLYTYDSSATPEKEKTLRDDETEWVIDNLRLDIVYALVETGSQLGYKVNPDPMYFVLPGDDYKKVQQTSQLERIVTSSYLRYNNEKGSFQIKKTIDGSTKNLQKYEAFTFELQEINKPSISSVNGQKEITYTDKTSGVNQQITSSTATGIGDFNVIDYTASDIGKEFYYKISEKKGSNSNIAYDTSFYVATVSVKQDATTGEIYSDINSIDKYSEDGILIGNTIPEMISFNNSADMSGSLTLTKTVSGDKTFADVKDGLSFEIKGPGSYSATIKGKDLDATTRTKTLTGLVPGQYTITETITDITGFKHSTKYTVGSGSEKTGKVATATVEAKKNTEVDFVNTYTKKAGSLKLTKTVSGDKTLADVAADISFKITGPDSYSKTVTGAELLTAGGSVQIDGLAVGDYTVVETVAGITGYTLTTSHKVGSGSKVDGKTATAAVTDGATSNIEFVNNYKKQVGSLKLTKTVSGDKTLTDVASDISFEITGPDSYSKTVTGAELLTAGGSVQIDGLAVGDYTVVETVAGITGYTLTTSHKVGSGSKVDGKTATAAVPNGGTAEVAFTNNYKKQVGSLKLTKIVSGDKTLTDVAADISFKITGPDSYSKTVTGVELLTAGGSVQIDGLAVGDYTVVETVAGITGYTLTTSHKVGSGSKVDGKTATAAVPNGGTAEVAFTNNYKKQVGSLKLTKIVSGDKTLTDVAADISFKITGPDSYSKTVTGVELLTAGGSVQIDGLAVGDYTVVETVAGITGYTLTTSHKVGSGSKVDGKTATAAVPNGGTAEVAFTNNYKKQVGSLKLTKTVSGDKTLTDVASDISFKITGPDSYSKTVTGAELLTAGGSVQIDGLAVGDYTVVETVAGITGYTLTTSHKVGSGSKVDGKTATAAVTDGATSNIEFVNNYAKNPGSLKLTKTVSGDKTLADVAADISFEIAGSNGYSKTIAGTELDASGSYTIDNLAKGTYTVTETVTGSTGYTVTTTYKVDGGSTEAGATATAAVPNGGTAEVAFTNNYKKQVGSLKLTKTVSGDKTLTDVASDISFKITGPDSYSKTVTGAELLTAGGSVQIDGLAVGDYTVVETVAGITGYTLTTSHKVGSGSKVDGKTATAAVPNGGTAEVAFTNNYKKQVGSLKLTKTVSGDKTLTDVASDISFKITGPDSYSKTVTGAELLTAGGSVQIDGLAVGDYTVVETVAGITGYTLTTSHKVGSGSKVDGKTATAAVTDGATSNVEFINNYAENPGSLKLTKTVTGDRSFADVKGTISFEIAGPNGYSETVSGTQLDTSGSYTIDNLAKGTYTVKETTTGPNGYTVTTTYKVDGGSTEAGATATAAVPNGGTAEVAFTNNYKKQVGSLKLTKTVSGDKTLADVAADISFKITGPDSYSKTVTGAELLTAGGSVQIDGLAVGDYTVVETVAGITGYTLTTSHKVGSGSKVDGKTATAAVTDGVTSNVEFINNYAENPGSLKLTKTVTGDRSFADVKGTISFEIAGPNGYSETVSGTQLDTSGSYTIDNLAKGTYTVKETTTGPNGYTVTTTYKVDGGSTEAGATATAAVPNGGTAEVAFTNNYKKQVGSLKLTKTVSGDKTLTDVASDISFKITGPDSYSKTVTGAELLTAGGSVQIDGLAVGDYTVVETVAGITGYTLTTSHKVGSGTEDNGDTATATVADGTTIDVEFINDYARELTSVTVKKIWNDNNNKANKRAPFVSVQLYAGTAVSGVAARLDENNSWTHTWTNLPKYDDAGQLISYSVKELNVPAEYTDSVTTDPVTGEITITNTRVGTKGKLVLTKMVVGSVDKTTAASAIEFKITDEAGNVETYSLNDFKYDVTTKQYTLELEKPAGKYTVEETKYDIDGYETKSIKYAIGTGLQKDGKTVDVQVEIDETVDVTFVDTYDETTTTETTTEDTSETTTTEKTTEVTSEKTTEVTSEDTTEVTSEKTTEVTTTETTTETTTEETVDKPKTGDDSPIAFLLIMMSVSLAGAGTVVYKKRKNQK